The following DNA comes from Quercus robur chromosome 1, dhQueRobu3.1, whole genome shotgun sequence.
AACAGGAACACACAACGAAACTCGCACAAACTCCACCAAGGCCGCAACTAAaatcttataaaattaaaaataaaaaagtaaaaaaacctaaaaagaatatatatagttaacgtaaacaaacaaacatcgcTCAAATCcataattgttgtttagttttttttgaaacttcTGTTATCGTCGGCTGTTGCTTCaaactttatctctctctcaaaactctttcacccaaaaaaaaaaaaaaaaaaaaaaaaaatgaagaacaagaacattgttttttttaatattaaagtTAGTCTTTGATTACAACATTCTTTTACACACGCATATATAATACACGTATTTTCATCATTGCgagaaaaaagtgaaaaactcagacacagagagagagagagagagagagagagagagaaaggagatGAGAGGAATTGAACTGGCCGGGATTCTGATTGCGGCGGCGCTGCTGTTTCAGGCGGCGCTGGTTCTGTGCAGTTTTCCGGCGACACTGAAGCTGGAAAGGGCCTTTCCGTTGAGCCAACGAGTGGAACTGAGTCAACTCAGGGCGCGTGACTCACTCAGGCATGGAAGAATGTTGCAGTCTTCTAATGGCGTCGTTGATTTACCTGTAGCTGGTACCTACGATCCGTTCGTGGTTGGGTAATTCTATAATTCACTCtgtttttttcacttttttgtgtgtgcgcgcgtgttttttttaatatgaattgGAGTTTTTGAGTTATGGGTTTTCTTTCATATTTTGTTTGTGTGCGTTGGGATAAGTTTGTATGTGTTGTGTGggcttttcattgattttgggATATGGGTTTTCATTGTTAAGTAGTTTTCTTTTGTCGGTTTTTGTTAATTATGGGTTTCTGTTTCTTTATCTGCTTCCTTTCTGGTTGTGCTAAAGATTTCTTCTTTCTAAATTCTTGTCTACATTGGTTTGCTCTTTTGTTGGTAGGAGTGAAAGAAATTCATTGTCTTTAGgtgctttcttttttctttttctttgttttaattttgctaTGGCTTCCATTTCTCTGTGTTGCTTTCTAGTATGTTGGAATTATTGGGAGTTTTATCTTGGGTGTTTGgttaattttacaaatatattccTTATTTTGATCAAACTTTGATGGATTAATTGTGGCTTTATTACAGACTGTATTATACAAAAGTGCAATTGGGATCTCCTCCAAAAGAATTCTATGTGCAGATTGATACAGGAAGTGATGTTCTGTGGGTCAGTTGTAACTCATGCAATGGTTGCCCAACAACGAGTGGACTCCAAGTATTGCCTTTTCTTATCCatattcattcttttatatGGTTTTTAAGTCCTTTAGTTTTGCTTAAACAATAAGGCAATATGCTGCTATGGATTTTAAATACAAGTGCTTTGTTTTCTTATAGATTCCGCTCAATTTCTTTGATACTGGGAGCTCGTCAACAGCTTCATTGATCTCTTGTTCAGACCAAAGATGCAGTGCTGGAGTTCAAACGTCAGATGCCCTTTGTTCTAGTCAGAACAATCAGTGTGCATATGCTTTCCAGTATGGAGATGGCAGTGGGACCTCTGGATATTATGTATCAGACTTGTTGTATTTCGACACAATTCTTGGAGGGTCTGTGACCACGAATTCTTCGGCTCCCATTGCCTTTGGGTGAGCTATAATTAGTTTTCAAGCCTGAGATAGTAgttgtattctttttttgttggtttgagTTGGAATACGTGCCTTAGATGGTGGATCATGAAACAGGTGTAGCACCTCACAGACAGGAGACTTGACAAAGTCAGATCGAGCGGTTGATGGCATCTTTGGGTTTGGGCAACAGGAAATGTCTGTTGTCTCACAACTTGCTTCGCAGGGAGTAGCACCAAAAGCATTCTCACACTGTTTGAGAGGAGATGAAGCTGGTGGAGGCATATTGGTTCTTGGGGAAATCTTGGAGCCTAATATAGTCTATACTCCACTTGTTCCATCACAGTACGTTCTTTTTCTCAGGAGTAATCTGCTAAATCTTTATGCAATATCCAATTAAATGCTTTATTTTACTTGGAGTTATGTTGAGTGCAATTTAATGAGTTGTAAATTATATGAAAGTGACAGATAATGGTTGTCATTAGAGTTCATGATGTGTTTTCACAATTTGTTTTATGGCAGGTTCAAACCCAAAACTATATTGTTTGTTTGACTTTTTATGGCTCTTCTAAATAAATGTTTTATAGTTTATGATCAGCCGTACATTGTCATCCTCCtgatttttaatagttttataaGGATTAACTTTGATTTTATACTACTGCAAAGTTGGATTATTGTTTGGAATTGCATGAACTTGATAAATGTGTATCAGAGGTGATATGGTTGGCATCAGTTTAACATAAAAAGTTTTTGCCTGTTAAAAGATTCTTCTTTACTGAAATCTATATGCACATGTAGCTTGTTACACATAATAACCTttaattttaaacaacatttgtAGGTTTCCATTCAGATCTGATATGTTGAAGTTTCTGGGATATTTtacctttttgttttctaataaATGCTTGTGAGGATTGGATCATGTAAAACATCACTGCATTTGGTTTGACTGATCACTTGTCTATTCAAAATTTCAGGCCTCATTATAATTTGAATCTGCAGAGCATTTCTGTCAGCGGGCAAACATTATCGATTGACCCATCGGTGTTCACAACATCAAACAACCAAGGGACCATAATTGATTCTGGGACAACTTTGGCATACCTTGCAGAAGCAGCTTATAATCCTTTTGTCACTGCTGTATGTTTCTGTTGGGCAAACTCTCTGTGTTTACTTAACCTATTTATAATTCTATTTTcattgtaaatattttaaaactgcatagttttactttttaatcATGAATGATAATATAAGTATGTTATTTTCTTGTCATGCAGGTAACAAATGCTGTTTCACAATCTGCTCAACCTGTTGTTTCCAAGGGAAATCAGTGTTATTTAATTACCTCCAGGTTCACTTTCTGCTCATATCATCTCAGTTCCTTCTTCCCTGGGTATTAGTCTTTTCAGATGATCTTAATTCTGAAATGTTTCTTTTCTTATGTTCAGTGTCACTGATGTCTTTCCTCAAGTTAGTTTAAACTTTGCTGGTGGTGCATCCATGATTCTAAGACCTCAGGACTACCTCTTACAACAAAATTCTGTTGTGAGTAtacaattttttccccttttctcttctctctctctctagctttaTAACTGGTGAGAACTTGTCTACATATTTTACCTTTGTGTGGAAATAGCAGGTGAGTTGATGTGAGATGTAATTTGCCTGTTTAGTTGAATAATCCTTCCATTGTTTCCATGCTCTTACTATTTGGCTTTCTgtattctatttcttcttttaaaaacttatttagAATGTCAGCTGTGACTTTTTAACCACTTTTTTCAATTACCCAATTGTGCGGGAAGCATACTCACGGCTGTGCAATGCAATTTCCATGATATTCTA
Coding sequences within:
- the LOC126722663 gene encoding aspartic proteinase 36, giving the protein MRGIELAGILIAAALLFQAALVLCSFPATLKLERAFPLSQRVELSQLRARDSLRHGRMLQSSNGVVDLPVAGTYDPFVVGLYYTKVQLGSPPKEFYVQIDTGSDVLWVSCNSCNGCPTTSGLQIPLNFFDTGSSSTASLISCSDQRCSAGVQTSDALCSSQNNQCAYAFQYGDGSGTSGYYVSDLLYFDTILGGSVTTNSSAPIAFGCSTSQTGDLTKSDRAVDGIFGFGQQEMSVVSQLASQGVAPKAFSHCLRGDEAGGGILVLGEILEPNIVYTPLVPSQPHYNLNLQSISVSGQTLSIDPSVFTTSNNQGTIIDSGTTLAYLAEAAYNPFVTAVTNAVSQSAQPVVSKGNQCYLITSSVTDVFPQVSLNFAGGASMILRPQDYLLQQNSVGSSAVWCIGLQKLQGQGLTILGDLVLKDKIFVYDLAGQRIGWANYDCSTSVNVTATMKTGKSEYVNAGQLNDNSSPQNEPYKGIAISMISFLMHILLLGSLFL